In Rattus norvegicus strain BN/NHsdMcwi chromosome 1, GRCr8, whole genome shotgun sequence, a genomic segment contains:
- the Vom2r19l1 gene encoding vomeronasal type-2 receptor 116-like isoform X2 has product MFTMIFLFLLLNIPLLMVDFIHPRCFWRMKQNEDKDGNPGTGCTFFLQSVHWPVEKEYYSDIFNIQMHNENHKYALALAFAIYEINGNPDLLPNMSLIFEFTRDVCDWESQLNSVIQSSLKNHNILPNYICKEFTKCPMALTGLNWTTTLKLHTILNNFISQQFLQVTYGPFHPVLSDNEKFPYLYQMASDDKSLALALVSFIIHFGWNWVGLAISNNDQGIQFLSYLRREMEKGTVCFAFVNMIPVNMHLYMSRAEMYYNQIMTSSTNVVILYGDTDSTLAVSFRMWESLGIEKIWVTNSWWAATLSKKDHTFDNLYGTYAFGQHHGEISGFKNFVQTLNPAKYSDEHLVKLEWMYFNCEVSASKCKTLKNCSSNHSLEWLMVHTFDMAFTGGSYDIYNAVYSFAHALHEMTFQIFDNLPKDNGREHNYSCKKLCSFLRKTSFTNPVGDRVNMNQRHKQKEEYDIFYIWNFPQGLGIKVKIGMFSPYFPNGQQLHLSEDVLEWAKGSAQMPTSACSADCGPGFRKSWKDGMATCCFHCKPCPENEISNETNVDVCARCPDDQYANIEQNRCIPKAVVFLSYEEPLGMALSLISLGFSVFTIVLLGVIVKHHNTPIVKANNRTLTYILLISLIFCFLCPLLFIGHPNSAICILQQITFGVVFTVSVSTVLAKTITVILAFKVTASQRMMKYFLVSRVPNYIIPTFTLFQVILCAVWLGASPPSIDIDAKSEHGHIIIACHKGSVTTFYCVLGYLGTLASGSFTLAFFSRNLPGAFNEAKSITFSMLVFCSVWVTFIPVYHSTKGKIMVAVEIFSTLASSAGMLGCIFVPKCYTVLFRQDQNSLVMIRMKSSSHAHIS; this is encoded by the exons ATGTTCACCAtgattttccttttcttgctCCTGAATATTCCACTTTTAATGGTTGATTTTATTCATCCCAGATGCTTTTGGAGAATGAAGCAGAATGAAGACAAGGATGGAAACCCGGGAACAGGGTGCACCTTCTTTCTTCAATCAGTACACTGGCCTGTGGAGAAAGAGTATTACAGTGACATTTTCAATATACA AATGCATAATGAAAACCACAAGTATGCTCTGGCTTTGGCTTTTGCAATATATGAAATCAACGGGAACCCTGATCTTTTGCCAAATATGTCTCTAATATTTGAATTCACAAGAGATGTTTGTGATTGGGAATCTCAATTAAACAGTGTTATTCAATCTAGtttaaaaaatcataatattCTGCCTAATTATATCTGTAAAGAATTCACCAAGTGTCCAATGGCACTTACAGGACTAAATTGGACAACAACTCTTAAACTTCATACCATCCTAAACAACTTCATATCTCAGCAG TTCCTTCAGGTGACTTATGGGCCTTTTCATCCTGTCTTGAGTGATAACGAAAAATTTCCCTATCTATATCAGATGGCTTCTGATGATAAATCTCTAGCCCTTGCTCTGGTCTCCTTCATAATTCATTTCGGTTGGAACTGGGTAGGGTTGGCCATCTCAAACAATGATCAAGGCATCCAATTTCTATCCTATTTGAGAAGAGAGATGGAAAAAGGTACAGTCTGTTTTGCCTTTGTCAACATGATTCCAGTCAATATGCATTTATACATGTCAAGAGCTGAAATGTATTACAACCAAATCATGACATCATCCACAAATGTTGTTATCCTTTATGGTGACACAGACAGTACTTTAGCTGTGAGCTTTAGAATGTGGGAATCTCTAGGTATAGAGAAAATATGGGTCACCAACTCATGGTGGGCTGCCACTCTTAGTAAGAAAGATCACACATTTGATAACTTGTATGGGACTTATGCTTTTGGACAACACCATGGTGAGATTTCTGGTTTTAAAAATTTTGTCCAGACATTGAACCCTGCCAAATACTCAGATGAACATCTGGTAAAGTTGGAATGGATGTATTTTAACTGTGAAGTATCAGCATCTAAGTGTAAGACACTGAAGAACTGCTCATCCAATCACTCATTGGAATGGCTAATGGTACATACTTTTGACATGGCCTTTACTGGAGGGAGTTATGACATATACAATGCTGTGTATTCTTTTGCCCATGCACTCCATGAGATGacttttcaaatatttgataATCTGCCTAAGGACAATGGCAGAGAACACAATTATAGCTGCAAGAAG CTGTGTTCCTTTCTAAGGAAGACCTCCTTCACTAATCCTGTTGGGGACAGAGTGAATATGAACCAAAGACACAAACAGAAGGAAGAGTATGACATTTTTTACATTTGGAATTTTCCACAGGGTCTTGGaattaaagttaaaataggaATGTTTAGTCCATATTTTCCAAATGGTCAACAGCTACATTTATCTGAAGATGTGTTAGAGTGGGCAAAAGGAAGTGCACAG ATGCCGACTTCTGCATGCAGTGCTGATTGTGGTCCTGGGTTTAGAAAATCTTGGAAGGATGGAATGGCAACATGCTGTTTTCATTGCAAACCCTGcccagaaaatgaaatttctaatgAGACAA atgtggatgtgtgtgcccGATGTCCAGACGACCAATATGCTAACATAGAGCAGAATCGCTGCATTCCTAAAGCTGTTGTATTTCTCAGCTATGAAGAACCACTGGGGATGGCACTTTCCTTAATCTCCTTGGGCTTCTCTGTATTCACAATTGTACTTCTTGGAGTCATTGTAAAGCACCACAATACTCCCATTGTTAAGGCCAATAACCGCACTCTCACCTACATCTTGCTTATCTCACTCATCTTTTGTTTCCTCTGTCCCTTGCTCTTCATTGGTCATCCAAACTCAGCCATCTGTATCCTGCAACAAATCACATTTGGAGTTGTATTTACTGTTTCTGTTTCCACTGTGTTGGCCAAAACAATTACTGTCATTCTGGCATTCAAAGTCACAGCGTCACAAAGAATGATGAAGTACTTTCTTGTTTCACGGGTACCTAACTACATCATTCCCACTTTTACTCTCTTCCAAGTTATTCTATGTGCAGTCTGGCTGGGAGCTTCTCCTCCTTCTATTGATATTGATGCAAAATCTGAGCATGGACACATCATTATTGCTTGCCATAAGGGTTCAGTCACTACCTTTTACTGTGTTCTGGGATACTTGGGTACCCTGGCCTCTGGGAGCTTTACTCTGGCTTTCTTTTCCAGAAACCTTCCTGGTGCCTTTAATGAAGCCAAATCCATAACATTCAGCATGCTGGTGTTCTGCAGTGTCTGGGTCACTTTCATCCCTGTTTACCATAGCACCAAAGGCAAGATCATGGTGGCTGTGGAGATCTTCTCCACTCTGGCCTCCAGTGCAGGGATGTTGGGATGCATCTTTGTTCCCAAATGTTACACAGTATTGTTTAGACAAGACCAAAATTCTCTTGTTATGATCAGAATGAAATCATCTTCCCATGCCCACATTTCAtaa
- the Vom2r19l1 gene encoding vomeronasal type-2 receptor 116-like isoform X1, with protein MFTMIFLFLLLNIPLLMVDFIHPRCFWRMKQNEDKDGNPGTGCTFFLQSVHWPVEKEYYSDIFNIQMHNENHKYALALAFAIYEINGNPDLLPNMSLIFEFTRDVCDWESQLNSVIQSSLKNHNILPNYICKEFTKCPMALTGLNWTTTLKLHTILNNFISQQFLQVTYGPFHPVLSDNEKFPYLYQMASDDKSLALALVSFIIHFGWNWVGLAISNNDQGIQFLSYLRREMEKGTVCFAFVNMIPVNMHLYMSRAEMYYNQIMTSSTNVVILYGDTDSTLAVSFRMWESLGIEKIWVTNSWWAATLSKKDHTFDNLYGTYAFGQHHGEISGFKNFVQTLNPAKYSDEHLVKLEWMYFNCEVSASKCKTLKNCSSNHSLEWLMVHTFDMAFTGGSYDIYNAVYSFAHALHEMTFQIFDNLPKDNGREHNYSCKKLCSFLRKTSFTNPVGDRVNMNQRHKQKEEYDIFYIWNFPQGLGIKVKIGMFSPYFPNGQQLHLSEDVLEWAKGSAQMPTSACSADCGPGFRKSWKDGMATCCFHCKPCPENEISNETTVVFLIIVKHHNTPIVKANNRTLTYILLISLIFCFLCPLLFIGHPNSAICILQQITFGVVFTVSVSTVLAKTITVILAFKVTASQRMMKYFLVSRVPNYIIPTFTLFQVILCAVWLGASPPSIDIDAKSEHGHIIIACHKGSVTTFYCVLGYLGTLASGSFTLAFFSRNLPGAFNEAKSITFSMLVFCSVWVTFIPVYHSTKGKIMVAVEIFSTLASSAGMLGCIFVPKCYTVLFRQDQNSLVMIRMKSSSHAHIS; from the exons ATGTTCACCAtgattttccttttcttgctCCTGAATATTCCACTTTTAATGGTTGATTTTATTCATCCCAGATGCTTTTGGAGAATGAAGCAGAATGAAGACAAGGATGGAAACCCGGGAACAGGGTGCACCTTCTTTCTTCAATCAGTACACTGGCCTGTGGAGAAAGAGTATTACAGTGACATTTTCAATATACA AATGCATAATGAAAACCACAAGTATGCTCTGGCTTTGGCTTTTGCAATATATGAAATCAACGGGAACCCTGATCTTTTGCCAAATATGTCTCTAATATTTGAATTCACAAGAGATGTTTGTGATTGGGAATCTCAATTAAACAGTGTTATTCAATCTAGtttaaaaaatcataatattCTGCCTAATTATATCTGTAAAGAATTCACCAAGTGTCCAATGGCACTTACAGGACTAAATTGGACAACAACTCTTAAACTTCATACCATCCTAAACAACTTCATATCTCAGCAG TTCCTTCAGGTGACTTATGGGCCTTTTCATCCTGTCTTGAGTGATAACGAAAAATTTCCCTATCTATATCAGATGGCTTCTGATGATAAATCTCTAGCCCTTGCTCTGGTCTCCTTCATAATTCATTTCGGTTGGAACTGGGTAGGGTTGGCCATCTCAAACAATGATCAAGGCATCCAATTTCTATCCTATTTGAGAAGAGAGATGGAAAAAGGTACAGTCTGTTTTGCCTTTGTCAACATGATTCCAGTCAATATGCATTTATACATGTCAAGAGCTGAAATGTATTACAACCAAATCATGACATCATCCACAAATGTTGTTATCCTTTATGGTGACACAGACAGTACTTTAGCTGTGAGCTTTAGAATGTGGGAATCTCTAGGTATAGAGAAAATATGGGTCACCAACTCATGGTGGGCTGCCACTCTTAGTAAGAAAGATCACACATTTGATAACTTGTATGGGACTTATGCTTTTGGACAACACCATGGTGAGATTTCTGGTTTTAAAAATTTTGTCCAGACATTGAACCCTGCCAAATACTCAGATGAACATCTGGTAAAGTTGGAATGGATGTATTTTAACTGTGAAGTATCAGCATCTAAGTGTAAGACACTGAAGAACTGCTCATCCAATCACTCATTGGAATGGCTAATGGTACATACTTTTGACATGGCCTTTACTGGAGGGAGTTATGACATATACAATGCTGTGTATTCTTTTGCCCATGCACTCCATGAGATGacttttcaaatatttgataATCTGCCTAAGGACAATGGCAGAGAACACAATTATAGCTGCAAGAAG CTGTGTTCCTTTCTAAGGAAGACCTCCTTCACTAATCCTGTTGGGGACAGAGTGAATATGAACCAAAGACACAAACAGAAGGAAGAGTATGACATTTTTTACATTTGGAATTTTCCACAGGGTCTTGGaattaaagttaaaataggaATGTTTAGTCCATATTTTCCAAATGGTCAACAGCTACATTTATCTGAAGATGTGTTAGAGTGGGCAAAAGGAAGTGCACAG ATGCCGACTTCTGCATGCAGTGCTGATTGTGGTCCTGGGTTTAGAAAATCTTGGAAGGATGGAATGGCAACATGCTGTTTTCATTGCAAACCCTGcccagaaaatgaaatttctaatgAGACAA CTGTTGTATTTCTCA TCATTGTAAAGCACCACAATACTCCCATTGTTAAGGCCAATAACCGCACTCTCACCTACATCTTGCTTATCTCACTCATCTTTTGTTTCCTCTGTCCCTTGCTCTTCATTGGTCATCCAAACTCAGCCATCTGTATCCTGCAACAAATCACATTTGGAGTTGTATTTACTGTTTCTGTTTCCACTGTGTTGGCCAAAACAATTACTGTCATTCTGGCATTCAAAGTCACAGCGTCACAAAGAATGATGAAGTACTTTCTTGTTTCACGGGTACCTAACTACATCATTCCCACTTTTACTCTCTTCCAAGTTATTCTATGTGCAGTCTGGCTGGGAGCTTCTCCTCCTTCTATTGATATTGATGCAAAATCTGAGCATGGACACATCATTATTGCTTGCCATAAGGGTTCAGTCACTACCTTTTACTGTGTTCTGGGATACTTGGGTACCCTGGCCTCTGGGAGCTTTACTCTGGCTTTCTTTTCCAGAAACCTTCCTGGTGCCTTTAATGAAGCCAAATCCATAACATTCAGCATGCTGGTGTTCTGCAGTGTCTGGGTCACTTTCATCCCTGTTTACCATAGCACCAAAGGCAAGATCATGGTGGCTGTGGAGATCTTCTCCACTCTGGCCTCCAGTGCAGGGATGTTGGGATGCATCTTTGTTCCCAAATGTTACACAGTATTGTTTAGACAAGACCAAAATTCTCTTGTTATGATCAGAATGAAATCATCTTCCCATGCCCACATTTCAtaa